The stretch of DNA acacttGATATTATGTCATTGTAAAATTTAAAAGCCCTATATGCAGAAGGAATATAGTGGGTAATAAAGGTATTTTGCAGGTCACATTTGTGGAAGCTTTAGATCAGCTTATGCCTGGATTTGATCCTGAAATTAGTAAGTTGGCTCAGAGGGTTCTCATAAATCCCAGGAATATTGACTATCATACTGGCGTTTTTGCATCCAAGGTAATATGTCTGGCAACTTCTCCACTAAATTTTTGTTTGGTTGATATTTTGAATAGTCTCATGACATATGCTTTATGTATATATAGATCACTCCCGCAAGAGATGGCAAACCTGTATTGATTGAGCTCATTGATGCAAAGACCAAGGAACAAAAGgacactttagaggtaccttaaTTTTCTCTTGAAATCTTCATAGTTAATGAAATCTTTATAGCTAATCACTTTGTTTTTAACTGTATAAATTTCTCCTAAAGAAACTAGTTGGAAAAGGTTGATTGGAAAACATGTGAGCAGGGAACAGCTAATACAGAATAATATATTCTTACAATAAGTAATTATATCTGGTCATATTCTTTCTAGGACACCCTTAACACAGCATGCTCTCGTGGTATGAGAACTTGTATCAAATTTTCAAGATCCAGAGATGGTTAGTGCACTCACCATCTATTTGTATGGTAGAGAAAAGAAGAATACAAGTGCCATGCGTGGAGACAATTTTATGAATGATGCAAAATTGTGTCATGCATCTCATATACCCTTTTTTTGTGTGCTTtcattaatttataagtttacGTATTTCTATATGCTAGTTCTTCTGTGGCTGAAATCCTTGAACACTTGTAATGTTAATAATAGGACAAGATTTTAAAATGTAGACCCGTTGCAACTAtcttaaaatatcaattatagATAACTTTATACTGTATGTGCATATTTTATAACTGGAAATATATTCTATTCTGCAGGTGGATGCTGCATTAATAGCAACTGGAAGGGCTCCATTCACACAAGGTCTTGGATTGGAGAATGTATGCTTTTCGAACAGAAATGTCAATAGTACAAAAAAAATTCCCTAAAGTGATTGGATATTATTGTTACATGTACCTGCAGATTGATGTTACAACACAGCGTGGTTTTGTACCCGTGGATGAGCGCATGAGAGTAATTGATGCAAACGGAAGCCTGGTTTGTTTCAAAAGTCTCACACATGCTTTATTTTTTCCTGCCGACCTATGATTGTTACTGATTTAGGATATGGAACGTTAGGTCCCTCATTTGTATTGTATTGGCGATGCAAATGGCAAGATGATGCTTGCTCATGCTGCCAGCACACAAGGAATATCAGGTAAAAGGAAATTGTGTAATTGGCTGCAAATGCTCGAGTGATGTTTCCAGTTCACTGATTGAAAATATTATTGGACAGTGGTTGAACAAGTCACTGGAAGAGATCATGTGCTCAATCATTTAAGCATACCAGCTGCTTGTTTCACTCATCCTGAAATCAGCATGGTTGGATTGACAGAGGTATGGTATAATTATATACTTTTTATGTTGGTTAATGTTTCATCATCCACTTGCTACTTGTTTCAATCTCTCTTACATGACGTTAACTCTGTCCTTCAATTTTTTGCTGTGTCCCCTTTTATCTTCCtatgttatttatataataaaattactaCTAGTGGTTTTCGTTGCTGATGAACTCGCTCATTATGATCAAATATGTTGTTTGCAGCCTCAAGCAAGGGAGAAAGGTGAAAAGGAAGGGTTTGATGTAAGTGTTGCCAAAACAAGTTTTAAAGCTAACACAAAAGCCTTAGCAGAAAATGAAGGAGAGGGTCTTGCCAAGGTAATTTTTGTGTGTCTTTCTCTTAATAAGTGATCAATTGGGTTAGATTGTAAAAGATTACATTTAAaggatttgttttttaaatgattggatgttgtaaaatataattattttagaGTGCAGTAACAgagttgtttttttaaatttaaaaagtccTGTTAACATCGATAGTAAAAAGTAAAAGTCAGTGGAGAAGCAAGATGATAATGATTCCTCTCTTATAATCACTTCTACAACCTTGAATTGAAATTGTGAGAGTTGATTTTTTAAAACCACCAAACATGGACTACCTGTAATGTAAATGGCAAAATATCATTATAAACTCAAAATTCTGAACAACCAGTGGTCTCTTCGTGACCTAACACTGAACAGTTAGATAGTGGTGATGAGTTATCTTCTAAGGAGTTACTTTGGCCATAACAAATGTATTTGGTTGAGAGTAGGGTGGATGATTTTTTACTTTCTTCTTACCAGTTTCATTGTTGTCTAACTGTCATCATGATGTTTTCATGCAGTTAATATACAGACCTGACAATGGAGAGATACTAGGAGTTCATATTTTTGGGTTGCATGCTGCAGATCTCATCCATGAGGCTTCCAATGCAATAGCATTAGGGACACGTATTCAGGTAAATTTTCTTTCCGAGGCTGTCATTATGTGAccctggctttaaattattaatgacTGCATATGCTGCATAGTTATTGTTATAATATATTCTGTGCATGTCTGttgataaatttatttactTGTAAGAATCTTTCCATTCCTGTCTGTTTCGCAACttcaaacatttttttgttacaatgcaGGATATTAAATTTGCAGTTCATGCTCATCCGACTTTGTCTGAGGTGCTTGATGAACTATTTAAATCAGCAAAGGTGAATTTCTAGAATGTACTTCCATACTTAAACTCTTATCAGCACACACATAATTTGTTGTGCTTGGTGCATTAATATGTGTGGTCCCTTCAATGACCAAGGCAGGTTAAAGCACAAGCTTCTGACCAAGTAAAGGAACCAGTTGCAGTCTAATATTGTTGCGTACATGCAATTTGCTTGTAAAAGTAAGTTTCCAAGATATTGATCTTCTTCAGGCGTAATACTTCAGTAGCACATTCAGAATCTTCTGAAAGAAGAGAACCCTTTGAACTTTAAAGGAGCAATATCAATGGTTTGATAACAGATTGGCACCGGATTATTGGACTTTAGAAACTCGTTTCCCCCGAGTTATGTCTAAGATGATTCTAGTGGGGAGGCATTTTGTAATGGGCCATTTTTCAGAGTACATTAGTTTGAATCATAGATGTTGACTAAAAATAGTTGTTACAAGGTTTTCCTGCATAATCCATTAAATGGGACTTGAAATTGCTTCTTGATGATTTATATATTCTGTATGTTGTCTTTGTCAACTTCCAATTTACAACCATTTTACAGTAGTTGTTTCTCAAGACATGGAATGGAAGCAGAACAATTAAAAAAGATTCACCATTAACATGACCATTATTTGTCTTTATCcgaataaaaagataaatatttcgTTGGTAAAATGAGTATATTCAGCACGTGCTCGCTTGCTAGGGAGCGAATGGTGCATCCGAATTGTAAACGTTCGCTGTCTATACTCTATACAGCAAACTAAGACAGTAACAGAAGCAGTGGAAAAATTGCAGAAAGgaaaacttaacaaaaaaaattatcattttatttcattaattaaaacgATGACAATTACATCATAAACCATTATATGATACACTTACATTAGACAAAAATATtacattataataattttttttagacaaaaaaaactacatcaaaataaaaatgtaaatagTAAAGACAAAAAGGAATGCAGCGGTAATTGGTTTAACAACCAAATGGGGTGGTGTTGTTGCGACgtaaaataatattaacaacTCATCGGTTGAGGCTATTTTCCATTACCACCGCATTCTCTCTCCCTTATTTGGCCTGACAGGTCTTTGCTTCTTTACCTGCCTTTATTTCCACGATTACTCAtaacattattaattaatttggacaCAAAAAGTCTAATGTCAATTACCACAACATTCTCAACGATGGTGACAAAATAATACTGGTAATGATGTTATGGGGTAACCGACAACAAACTGTTATAGCACCATATAGTGTACAAGAATTTAAACAAAccactatttttcacaatctgTGTTtgacaacattgtttgttagaAACCTAAAGCATAAGGCTTTTTATGGCTGTTGATTGCTTAACAGAATTTGGACAAACTGTTATTGTTCCATGATACGTGACTTAGCATAAAGTGTTGTCAAATTACAGCTATAGTGGCGCTTAAAGCACAAGACTTTCAGCTGGGAAATTTTCAGATTTTGtctatttctcaattttttttttggaaaaggcAAATTGGCATTAGAAGCAAAAAGTCTTGTGTACAAGATGTACAGCAAGCTCTAAATGATACAGGATACCAGTTCAGAATAAAATGCACCAATACAAAGGAACTCACTAAGCAATAGCTAAGGGTACAACATCAATATTACTAAGCAGTTAAAATACCAGCGACAATTATACACCACTTAGCCATTGCTGAGAATGAAAAGCAGCAGCAGGCTCCATCACAGGAGAATTGCCTCCCTTTCTTATAAAATCAGCACTTTTGGGTCACCTAGATAACAATCAAATGCAGAAGAGACAATCCAAGTCAGCTAATCAGGATCATAAGCAAGCAAACAGTCTACAAATGAGATGAGCAATCTGTCCGCGACAATAACAGCTATACCGTAGCGCACCAACAGCTTCCGCGAAACAAACAATCTGCCTTTACATGACCACGGTACCGCAGTACACCAATAGTTTCCGCAAACAAAATATTCCATCAACTGCTTTTTTAAATGTGGTACTTTAGGACCTCTCGCCAATGCCACAAGCTATACTCAGGCCCCAGAAACAAAAAGCGTTTCCATCCCAAGCCGATCCGGGCAAGGCATTTTTGAGGTACAACCAAGGCACCAGCACAAAAAAGACACAGTCTGTAGCTGGAGATACACAAAAATGAGCTATGTTAACTGCAGCCTGTTACACCGCACCAAAGAAAGACTTCAAAAAGTATCTAATTACTCTTCTCCGATCTAATGCACCAAATAATGAAGCCGAAAAGTCCCTTGATCCTAGGCAGAGCTGACCGCGCAACCATTACCGAACTGGACATCCTAAACATATTCTAGGATTCAAACACCAATGAGCCATATTATACTCTAGATTACTAGTTTTAAACTTCAGCCAATTCCATGATAAAATCTTAATAGATTCTACAATTTTGTCAATCTGCACCTCCTTGTTCTTGAACAGCTTATCATTCCTGGTTTTCCATATGCACCAGATACTGGCAAACCAAATCACACTGACACGATCTGCAAATACTCTACCATTACCAATCAAACCTTCAAATTGTTCCAGGTGCGATAAGCCTTTGTTATGAAATACCGTCGAAACTCCAAGCCACTTACCTATCTGATACCAGATCCCTGCAAAAACTGGACACTCAAAAAATAGATGTGAAACTGATTCCTCAAAACCACACTCACCGACACATTGCAAAGATCCTTGACCGATAACACCTCTCCTACATAAGTTATCTTTCGTAGCTACCCTATTTTGAAGCAATCTCCATACTAAGCATGAAACTTTTGATGGAATTGTTTTGTGCCAGGCCTTCACACAAGACATGTCGGAATCATTATGTAGTCCCGACATGATCTTATTATAGGCCTCTTTAACCGTAAATTGATTTAAAGATCCAAAAAATCCCACATCTAACTGATTAACATCTCTCCACCATAATGACCTATCATTTCCTCCATCTCTAAGAGCCCCATTGCTAGTTCCGTATCTACTTGATAGCGCTCGATACCACAAACTCTCATTGTCAAATCTAATTTTCCAATTCCATTTACTAAGAAGAGCGAGATTAAAAgccttcaaatttttcaaaccCAACCCCCCCTCTTCTAAAGGTCTACACACCTTCTCCCATTTAACCCAGTTGACTTTTCTCTCATCCTCACTCCCTCCccataaaaaatgtttaaagaGAGATTCAAGTTTAGAAATGATACCTGCCGGAGCTTTGAAAAAGGATAGAAAATAGACTGGAATCGCTGACAAGACTGATTTTAATATAACCACACGACCTCCGATGGACAACCGCTTATGTTTCCATTTCGATAACCTTGATCTCACTGAATCAATTACTGGTTGCCACGTCGACATTCTCCTCGAACTAGCACCAATTGGAAGACCAAGATATTTGAAGGGAAAACACCCTACTTTACAATTCAGAATATTTGCCGCTTCCTCCAACCAGCATTGAGGTATGTTGATGCCTACCAACATGCTCTTGTTGAAATTCACCTTTAGGCCTGACATTAGCTCAAAATTGATACCTGATTTTCCCTTCAATCAAGGCTGTGTTTTCACAATTCTTGTTGATTTCAGAATATTCGAATATCGACTATGGCAGGCTGTAGTAGCGGAATTGTTTTGAAAACCGCCACGGCCAATTTGTAAATGTTAGTGGCGCCATGGTGTTTTATAGAGGACATGGTAGCTTAAAATGGCAGATGTTTAGCTTTCTGCTATGGTCCCCATCTGCAATCGATAACATTGGTTGTTTTACTCTTGAGAATCAGAATCATGTGATTCTTATTGCTCTGGAAACATAATATCTATTATCTTATAAGTTCAGAGATTATTATTGACGATTTCAAATTGCGCTCATCGCATAATGCCTATGTTGAATGAATTTTATGAACCCTAATGAAACAAGGTGTTCTTTGTAGTGGTGATATTGATCTACATGAGATTTGATGTTTGAATTTATACTATGAAGTCTTTGTTGTAGATTTTAGTGTATTTGTCATGGATATTTTGTTTAcctttgtatttatttattgcatCCAACAGCACAAATCTGTTCAAAGTTAACAATCTTTTATGATGTATTAAGGATCCCACCATAAGAttatgtttgttattattaggaAACCAAGTGTATTTTACTCTTTCTATCATTATTGTTGTGAGTTTAGTGGTGTGAACTGTGAATTGTGTAAACACCTGATGGCTTATCATGATTCACGCCTCAAACTTGCTTATCACTATCCCTTCCTTAAAGCTGCAGCCAACAATTCTATTCTTTActtacatcaaaattaacggttacATCAATGCTTTTATAAACGTAAGATAACTAAAAGAGTAATGGTGCAACAAATTATAAACTTAAAACATATTTGtgacttaaaaaatttaaaagacttAACTATTAGATACGCGAAACTTAAAAGATGTTTtgacttatttaaattaaattgagtTAACTACTACTCCACCCGTCCTTTTTTATAAACATCTATTGAcattttttacacatattaaaaaaaagtgatagtataattaatgtatattttttgtatattacaatttattaaattgtccggtgaaaaaatgtgtttataatTGACTTTTCATATTCAAATATAACGCAATAGTATTAAATAAGTGTTatgtttgaaagaaaaaagagcAATAAATGTGTCTTAAGATTTTTTTGTAATGTAATGTGTCTTATAACTTGAAAACagacttatatttaaaattaaattttttattttaaaaaatggttaTAGTGATGGatgaattttgttttggttaCCATGATATTTGTATGAATTTTTCACTATCGTTAGTGATGATTAATCTCCGTCGGGAACCTGTGGGACACATAATAAAATGGGGACCAACCGAGTTTTCTCCATACATATGTGTTAGTAATCGAATCGCTGACTAAATACTTAACGGAACCAAAATTCTTACCGTTTGGACCAATTTATTGTTGGAGGGATGAAATACTTAATTTATGTCGAATTtgatttcaaatattttaaagggaaaatagtcattttggtccctcaatGTGTAACTCGCTGTCATTCTGGTCCCTCAATTGAGGAAAATAGCACGGACTAAACTCACTAACGGAATGCAGATTCAGGAAAATAGACTATTGAGGAAAAACTACTAAATAGTTCCTGAATCTGCATTCCGTTAGTGAGTTTAGTCCGTGCTGTTAAGTTTGGCCgttaaatcaacaaaaaagctGACATTTTTTTGGACACACATCGGCTTGCAGAGTTGGCACTAGGGACGGGGAAACTatcattttggtccctcaatGTGCAACTCTTTGTCATTATGGTCTCTAactcaagaaaaatacaaaatagtcctTGACCCTGCAATCCATTAGTCACTTTGGTACCTAATGTTAAAAATGGTcattaactttataaaaaaactcatgtgGCATTTTTTACTGACACGTGACACGCAGAGTTAACACATATGTGTGACACCTGGATGGATGATGTGTTCAGgactaaaataacattacttttttttttcttcttcatttctttaTCTTCTTCCCCTCATTCTTCTTCATACATTCAATAACCTAACAACAACTcattttgcttcttcttctttcaaactTTGTTGTTAcgcatacttttttttttcttcatttatttattttcttcctcTCATTCTTCTTTACCTTCTTCATACATCTTCTTCATACATTAAATAACCTAACAACAACCCcttttgcttcttcttttttcaattttttttgttggctttgaccaccagtttaatctggttcgggggttagttttggcatcaagtggtttcgaTCCCCTCACGATCGTAGTTGTGAAGGATCGAACCGTcgtctccctaccaagttcatcatcaatcaccactgaaccaactaacgattggttccttgtttcaaaatttgttgTTATGCAAATTCTATGGGGGGAAATTAGATACTACTCCCTCCGctcctttttatttgtcgttttagatTACTGTACACTATTCATGTAATATACTTTgaccataaatttttattaatatataaaaatcaaatgttagcaaataagatattgttcaatttgtctcgatgaatattctcaaaatataaaattttcataattttttataatagataattaaagttattagtgatcaaagttatgcattgac from Trifolium pratense cultivar HEN17-A07 linkage group LG5, ARS_RC_1.1, whole genome shotgun sequence encodes:
- the LOC123885417 gene encoding dihydrolipoyl dehydrogenase 2, chloroplastic-like isoform X1 codes for the protein MTLSPISLSSSYTTTISQPHHCSLFNTTTSTTATSLNLKFCSLKPEPFAFTSLRHRSHHNHPFRRTHFNAISSALSNNGTAPKSFDYDLLIIGAGVGGHGAALHAVEKGLKTAVVEGDVVGGTCVNRGCVPSKALLAVSGRMRELRNDHHLKSLGIQVSNAGYDRQAVADHANNLASKIRGNLTNSMKALGVDILTGFGTILGPQKVKIGSSNNIVTAKDIIIATGSVPFVPKGIEVDGKTVFTSDHALKLETVPDWIAIVGSGYIGLEFSDVYTALGSEVTFVEALDQLMPGFDPEISKLAQRVLINPRNIDYHTGVFASKITPARDGKPVLIELIDAKTKEQKDTLEVDAALIATGRAPFTQGLGLENIDVTTQRGFVPVDERMRVIDANGSLVPHLYCIGDANGKMMLAHAASTQGISVVEQVTGRDHVLNHLSIPAACFTHPEISMVGLTEPQAREKGEKEGFDVSVAKTSFKANTKALAENEGEGLAKLIYRPDNGEILGVHIFGLHAADLIHEASNAIALGTRIQDIKFAVHAHPTLSEVLDELFKSAKVKAQASDQVKEPVAV